The following are encoded together in the Roseobacter denitrificans OCh 114 genome:
- a CDS encoding ABC transporter ATP-binding protein, with amino-acid sequence MSALLQVKDVTKKYGGLIANNAISFDVAENEILSVIGPNGAGKSTLFKMISSFTPTSSGEVLYRGERISNLKPHIVARKGVVRTFQETTIFKSMTVRESVVVAQHLRAKASLAGYFWGSKVAHDDITAFEKYADELLEFLGMSEISAEQASNLPQGSLRALGIAIGLATDPKVLLLDEPFAGMNHDETMRMVDLVRSVRDERGVTVMLVEHDMPAVMTISDRIVVLNFGEKIAEGTPSEIQNNEKVIEAYLGSADDEIGM; translated from the coding sequence ATGAGCGCGCTTCTTCAGGTCAAGGATGTGACCAAGAAATACGGCGGGCTGATCGCCAACAATGCGATCAGTTTCGATGTGGCGGAAAACGAAATCCTGTCGGTCATCGGGCCAAACGGGGCTGGGAAATCGACTCTGTTCAAGATGATTTCCTCGTTCACGCCGACTTCGTCTGGCGAGGTGCTCTATCGGGGCGAGCGTATCTCTAACCTCAAACCCCATATCGTCGCTCGTAAGGGCGTGGTGCGGACCTTTCAGGAAACCACGATTTTCAAAAGCATGACGGTGCGCGAAAGCGTTGTCGTGGCCCAGCATCTGCGTGCCAAGGCGTCCCTTGCGGGGTATTTCTGGGGCTCCAAAGTCGCCCATGACGACATCACGGCCTTTGAGAAATACGCCGACGAACTCCTCGAATTTCTGGGGATGAGCGAGATCAGCGCCGAACAGGCCAGCAACCTGCCGCAGGGTAGTTTGCGCGCGCTTGGCATTGCAATCGGGCTTGCGACGGACCCCAAGGTCTTGCTGCTTGACGAGCCTTTTGCGGGCATGAACCACGATGAGACCATGCGCATGGTCGATCTGGTGCGCTCCGTGCGCGATGAACGCGGCGTGACGGTCATGCTGGTCGAACACGACATGCCAGCGGTCATGACGATCTCCGACCGGATTGTCGTGTTGAACTTCGGCGAAAAGATTGCCGAGGGCACACCGTCCGAAATCCAGAACAATGAAAAAGTCATCGAGGCCTATCTGGGCAGCGCCGACGACGAAATCGGGATGTAG
- a CDS encoding ABC transporter ATP-binding protein, translating to MTAMLDFKDVELYYDHVYALKGVSLTVNKGETIALIGANGAGKSSILRAITGLAKPAKGSVSFEGERVDGTDPSDIVKRGIAMVPEGRRVFPYMSVKDNLMMGAFTRSDKSEIQDTLDSILTRFPRLKERYSQASGTLSGGEQQMMVIGRALMAKPKLLLLDEPSLGIAPKLVQDIARSIVAINRDEGVSVLLVEQNSRMALSISHRAYAMATGNVVIEGNSKDLLHDDRIKAAYLGGEV from the coding sequence ATGACAGCCATGTTGGATTTCAAAGACGTCGAACTTTACTATGACCATGTCTATGCGCTGAAAGGCGTATCGCTGACCGTTAATAAGGGGGAAACCATCGCGTTGATCGGCGCCAATGGGGCGGGCAAATCCTCGATCCTGCGCGCCATCACGGGGCTTGCCAAACCGGCCAAAGGTTCGGTGAGTTTCGAGGGCGAGCGTGTCGATGGCACCGACCCCTCCGATATCGTGAAACGCGGCATCGCGATGGTTCCCGAAGGACGCCGTGTCTTTCCCTATATGTCGGTCAAGGACAACCTGATGATGGGGGCCTTTACGCGCAGCGATAAATCAGAAATTCAGGATACGCTCGACAGTATCCTGACCCGTTTTCCCCGCCTCAAAGAGCGGTACTCACAAGCCTCGGGCACGCTGTCCGGCGGCGAGCAGCAGATGATGGTGATCGGGCGCGCCCTCATGGCCAAACCCAAGCTGTTACTGCTGGATGAACCCAGCCTCGGGATCGCGCCCAAACTCGTGCAGGACATTGCGCGCTCGATCGTGGCGATCAACCGGGATGAAGGTGTCTCCGTGTTGCTGGTCGAACAGAACTCGCGCATGGCGCTGAGCATCTCGCACCGGGCCTATGCGATGGCCACCGGCAACGTAGTCATCGAAGGCAATTCCAAAGATTTGCTGCATGATGACCGGATCAAGGCTGCCTACCTCGGCGGTGAGGTGTAA
- a CDS encoding aspartate/glutamate racemase family protein produces MKILMINPNTTSSMTDKIAIAARSVARPDTDIIATNSQDGPASIQGFLDVANCIPGLLAEVALHKDVDAIVVACFDDTGVDAVRTLVDVPVLGIGEAAYHAASMIANKFSVITTLSRSVPGLENNLMRYGLAQKCARVRATDIPVLKLEEGDPATLFKIKSEIREAIAADNAEAIVLGCAGMADLMAQLSDEFGLPVIDGVAAGVTFAEALVNNKLRTSKIGAYSGQ; encoded by the coding sequence ATGAAAATCCTGATGATCAACCCGAACACAACCAGTTCCATGACGGATAAAATCGCGATTGCGGCAAGGTCAGTCGCGCGCCCTGACACGGACATCATCGCCACGAATTCCCAGGATGGACCAGCCAGCATTCAGGGTTTTCTCGATGTGGCCAATTGCATCCCCGGCCTGCTGGCCGAGGTGGCGCTGCATAAGGACGTTGATGCCATCGTTGTCGCCTGTTTTGACGACACCGGGGTTGATGCCGTGCGCACGCTGGTTGACGTGCCGGTCCTCGGCATCGGCGAGGCTGCCTATCATGCCGCCAGTATGATCGCCAACAAGTTCAGCGTCATAACAACACTCTCGCGTTCCGTGCCGGGACTGGAAAATAATCTGATGCGCTACGGGTTGGCGCAAAAATGCGCACGCGTTCGCGCGACAGATATTCCCGTTTTGAAGCTCGAAGAGGGGGATCCGGCGACATTGTTCAAGATAAAGTCCGAAATTCGCGAAGCGATAGCAGCAGATAATGCCGAGGCAATCGTCTTGGGATGTGCTGGCATGGCGGACCTTATGGCGCAGCTCAGTGATGAATTTGGGCTTCCGGTTATTGATGGTGTTGCAGCAGGTGTCACCTTTGCCGAAGCGCTTGTGAACAACAAATTGCGCACGTCCAAAATCGGAGCCTACTCGGGCCAATAA